One stretch of Xiphophorus maculatus strain JP 163 A chromosome 19, X_maculatus-5.0-male, whole genome shotgun sequence DNA includes these proteins:
- the LOC102225778 gene encoding alpha-(1,3)-fucosyltransferase 9 yields MLPTGQSKPSGTFHKILRPLLFSIFILGCFVTAFLMYFKPSTSWLNGPLESSDSSNHVKHVFAKSDKNMTIVLVWLWPFGQTYEMNICSSDFNIEGCFITADKNFYNKSDGVVIHHRDIAGDLSNLPTSQRPPFQKWIWMNLESPSHSAQLPGINNLFNLTLNYRQDSDIQVPYGSIVAADTVEDFVPPSKSKLVCWIVSNWNPEHVRVKYYNELYKHIEVHAYGHAFGEYVADKDYIPTMASCKFYLSFENSIHKDYITEKLYIPLSLGTVPVVLGTTRENYENFVQGDAFIHVDDFKSPKELADYLLLLDKNEELYLGYFKWRRHFKVNRAHFWAEHTCKACDYLRQHKEYRAFNNLNKWYWG; encoded by the exons ATGCTGCCAACAG GACAGAGCAAGCCATCtggaacttttcacaaaatccTTCGACCGCTTctgttcagtatttttattctcGGATGTTTTGTGACTGCCTTCTTGATGTATTTTAAGCCATCCACCAGCTGGTTAAATGGTCCATTAGAGTCATCTGATTCCTCAAATCATGTCAAGCATGTCTTTGCAAAGAGCGACAAAAACATGACTATAGTTCTTGTTTGGCTGTGGCCCTTTGGACAAACCTATGAAATGAACATCTGCAGCTCTGACTTCAACATCGAGGGCTGCTTCATCACAGCGGATAAAAACTTCTACAACAAATCGGACGGGGTCGTCATCCATCACAGAGACATTGCTGGGGACCTGTCCAACTTGCCGACATCCCAGCGTCCCCCGTTCCAGAAATGGATCTGGATGAACTTGGAGTCGCCGTCGCATTCAGCCCAGCTTCCTGGGATTAATAACTTGTTCAATCTGACTCTCAATTACCGTCAGGATTCTGACATCCAAGTGCCTTATGGGTCTATTGTAGCAGCAGATACTGTGGAGGACTTTGTACCACCAAGCAAAAGCAAACTGGTCTGCTGGATCGTCAGCAACTGGAATCCAGAACATGTACGAGTGAAATATTACAACGAGTTGTACAAACACATTGAAGTTCATGCGTATGGACATGCATTTGGGGAGTACGTCGCTGACAAAGATTACATCCCTACTATGGCCAGTTGTAAGTTTTATTTGTCCTTTGAGAACTCAATCCACAAGGACTACATCACTGAAAAACTGTACATCCCCCTCTCTCTGGGCACAGTGCCAGTGGTTCTTGGCACAACCAGAGAAAACTATGAGAACTTTGTTCAAGGAGATGCTTTTATCCATGTGGATGATTTTAAGTCACCCAAAGAGCTGGCTGACTATCTGCTTCTTCTGGACAAGAACGAAGAACTGTACCTTGGGTACTTTAAATGGAGAAGGCACTTTAAAGTAAACAGAGCCCATTTCTGGGCAGAGCACACATGTAAGGCCTGTGATTACCTGAGACAACACAAAGAATACAGGGCATTCAATAACCTTAACAAGTGGTACTGGGGCTGA
- the manea gene encoding glycoprotein endo-alpha-1,2-mannosidase has translation MARFRLKSCISLVSLALLLVIITLVLKALAPEDSPFDSPGEVEININRQTAPQNQRNFNKRPGETKMSDPVESVKDAELESTLRKFPPPNYYLHAFYYMWYGNPTFDGKYIHWDHPQLPHWDAKVAQEYPQGRHNPPDDIGANYYPSLGPYSSRDPSVLEAHMQQLRTAAIGVIAISWYPPSTNDDNGEPIDEIIPSLLEVAHKYHIKVAFHIEPYKGRDEVNMFTNVKYIVDKYGEHPAFFKYRTNAGKLLPLFYVYDSYLMNSEQWAKLLKHTDSSSIRDTPYDAIFIALLVEEKHKREILTAGFDGLYTYFATNGFTYGSTQRNWVSIKAFCDDNDLIFIPSVGPGYIDTSVRPWNFKNTRNRINGKYYETSLSAALESRPNFISITSFNEWHEGTQIETAVPKTGQTVYLDYLPNKPTIYLEITRKWAAIFGGERQRWQD, from the exons ATGGCTAGGTTTAGGCTCAAATCCTGCATCAGCTTAGTCTCCTTAGCATTGCTCCTGGTCATCATAACGCTGGTTTTAAAGGCCCTTGCCCCAGAGGACTCTCCTTTTGACAGCCCTGGTGAggttgaaataaatattaacagaCAGACTGCTCCTCAGAACCAGAGAAACTTCAACAAAAGACCTGGAGAGACAAAAATGAGCGACCCTGTTGAGTCAGTCAAGGATGCAGAGCTGGAAAGCACATTGAGGAAGTTTCCTCCTCCCAACTACTATCTCCATGCCTTCTACTATATGTGGTATGGAAACCCCACATTTGATGGCAAATACATCCACTGGGATCATCCACAGCTGCCACATTGGGATGCAAAGGTTGCTCAGGAATATCCACAAGGAAGGCACAACCCCCCTGATGACATTGGGGCCAACTATTACCCCTCCTTAGGGCCGTACAGCTCCAGGGACCCCTCAGTTTTAGAGGCACATATGCAGCAGTTGCGTACAGCAGCCATTG GTGTCATCGCTATTTCCTGGTATCCCCCTTCCACAAATGATGACAATGGTGAGCCAATTGATGAAATCATACCTTCTTTGCTGGAGGTGGCACATAAATACCACATAAAG GTTGCTTTTCATATTGAGCCCTACAAAGGAAGAGATGAAGTCAACATGTTTACCAATGTCAAATACATCGTTGATAA ATATGGAGAGCATCCTGCATTTTTCAAGTACCGGACAAACGCTGGCAAACTCCTTCCACTTTTTTATGTGTATGACTCCTACTTAATGAACTCAGAGCAATGGGCTAAGCTgctgaaacacacagacagcagcagcatcagggACACACCGTATGACGCCATCTTCATCGCCCTACTAGTTGAAGAGAAACATAAGCGAGAGATCCTTACTGCAGGGTTCGACGGCCTCTACACCTACTTCGCTACCAACGGTTTCACATACGGCTCCACTCAGCGCAACTGGGTCTCTATCAAAGCCTTCTGTGACGATAACGACCTCATATTCATTCCGAGTGTGGGCCCAGGATACATTGACACAAGTGTTCGACCATGGAACTTCAAAAACACTCGAAATCGCATCAACGGCAAATACTACGAAACCTCGCTGAGTGCGGCGTTGGAGTCCAGACCCAATTTTATCTCCATTACCTCTTTCAACGAGTGGCACGAGGGGACTCAGATTGAGACGGCCGTTCCCAAAACGGGTCAAACCGTGTACCTGGACTATCTGCCGAATAAGCCGACCATCTACCTGGAGATAACTCGCAAATGGGCAGCAATATTTGGTGGAGAGCGACAAAGATGGCAGGACTGA